Within the Diceros bicornis minor isolate mBicDic1 chromosome 27, mDicBic1.mat.cur, whole genome shotgun sequence genome, the region GATTTAAGGCAGCTCAGACTCTTCCAAAGTAGCAGAGACAGGACAAGACCTTGGTTTTCTACTGTCATGTTCACTATTCCAACACGTGGCTTTATATATTTCCTATTCCATGTATATTCACCCCAAAATGAATCCACATTTTAATCTTACAAAATTGCttgcttttctcctcttccttctttctttcatgtgAAAGAGGCACCCGGATCTAGGTCTTCCCATAGCACTGTATGAAGACCCCAGGTGGGCTGTAATATACAATACTGTGGAACAAATGGTGTAATTTAATGGGATACTTATGGGATATTtattctctccctccccaccggACTCTAAGTACTGGGAGGCAAGGGACTGGTCTCATTCATTCTTGTCTTCACTGGGGATAGCACTTGGGCCTGCCTGAATCACGGGTGACCAAGGCGACTGCACAATAAACGAACGGATTTTAAATTCAGTAACATGACTCAACATTCAGCACCACATTTTCAACTGAcaattttatagaaaaagaagTTGAGCCCCTTTTCTCCCCCAaatgttttgattttaaaataacttttaacatTGAGCTTGTTTTGGAATCAGTAACTTGCACTAAGAAACTACACAGTACGTCCCATAAAGGTAGAAACTGTAACCCTTAAGGCGTTCTCCATAGTACAAAAATCACATATTATAGTTAGAGAAACACATCTGGAGTATTATCACAAGTACTGTGCTGTCTGACGCGGTAGCTACTAGCTGCTGTTGAGTATTTAAATTGAATGCAGTTCCTCGGTGGTGCTCAGCGGCCACCTGTGGCTAGCGGATTCCTCAGCGGACAGGGCGAATAGGTCACACTTCCATCGCGGTGGCAAGTTCCACCGGCCAGCGCTGCTCTAGTGCTGCGAGGAGGTGGCCAAAAGCTGTAACACGAGAAACAGGCCCGTGTCTCTGGAGCAGGGAAAGGCACACCAAggctctctccctgtcttcccaCCCTTGAGGGGCCGTCCCAAAGCCAGGCGGCTCGCCCCCGGAAACTGAAGTCTCGGAAGAGTGAACTCACCTTTCTAAGAGGGCCCGCGGGGGGTCCCCCTCTCACACCTGCGGATGCCCCTACACCTGCTCGTGGCCCATCCTCCCGGTCCCTCCTCCCTGCGGACCCAGTCCAACCCACCCCGGCTCCCAGACCCCAGTCAAGGCGGTGGGCCGGCCCCTACGCATCTCTGGTGACCCCAGGGTCCTATTTCAAGCCCGGCGCCGCGCATCTTCGCAGATCTTCGGGAACCTGACCCTCGCCCCCAGCCCGCCCGGGAGAGCCTCGGGGGTCCCGCCCACTTCCTCCGCCCCGGACGACCCCGTTTCCGCTCCCCCGACCCCGCGGTCCCGGGCCGCACCTGAGCAGACGCGCTGCACCTTGAGCCGCGCGTTGTAGACGCGGGCGGCCTGCACCGTGAGCTCCTCCAGCCCCGTGCTCCCCGGCGCCTGCAGCAGGAACTGGCTCTCGTCGCCCCGCTTCACGTGCAGCAGAACCATGGCGGCCCCGCAGGCCCCGCCGAGGCGGCGAGAAGGCGAGAGGGGAGACGCGGCCCGCGCTCACCCGGCGGGCGAACAGCCGCGGTCGACTAACCGCTGCCGGGGGGCCGGAACCCGCGGCTCGGGcgcccgcgggccggggggccggCACTCGCTCCCGGAAGTGGCTGTTGCCAGGAGCAACAAAGCAACGCGGAGGCTGAGGAGCGGCCCGCTCGGGGTCAGCACCCGCGGGTGGGGACGCTGCGGCGCGCGGAGAGCCGGCAGTGCGCTCCCCGTAGCAGGGGCTGCCGGGCCACGACCCCACAGTTCGCGGGCGCCGCTGATCCAGGCCCGCACCTGCCGAGCGGGATTCGCCGCGGTCCGCTCCCGGAAGTGGCTGTTGTCGGGGCGACCTCAA harbors:
- the LOC131423068 gene encoding uncharacterized protein LOC131423068, whose product is MAAPQAPPRRREGERGDAARAHPAGEQPRSTNRCRGAGTRGSGARGPGGRHSLPEVAVARSNKATRRLRSGPLGVSTRGWGRCGARRAGSALPVAGAAGPRPHSSRAPLIQARTCRAGFAAVRSRKWLLSGRPQTDAAAEGSAEGPATGLGPETPPGERGRAGGRMLGRERRGWARTGPEHFLSSPLLVSSAFRPPAVSTSGNASRCFRSGKVWEAGSDC